A part of Desulfomicrobium baculatum DSM 4028 genomic DNA contains:
- a CDS encoding M20/M25/M40 family metallo-hydrolase produces MIHKERLTNTFLDLVRLDSPSGQEKPVADHLCALLSARGYDVHVDNAGSFFGGNSGNVIVRVPATGPGDAMAFSAHMDCVDPCIGVEPVLTDGVIRSATNTVLGGDDKAGISAILEALFHLEEDGIPHPELFLLFTVCEEAGMFGAKHLDFSRIKARDVIVLDSSGEVGTIIVRAPSKAGMTITFHGRAAHAGIEPEKGISAIQMAANAVSRMKLLRIDEETVANLGRIEGGGQTNIVADCVTLTGEARSHSNARLMAQIEHMRLCCVEAAQELGGNFDFSHEISYPAMDVPADSKLLHRALHACNDLNLTAAVKGTGGGSDANIFSGQGLSCINLGIGMSRVHTTDEFIRVDDMVKAVQLTAALMQR; encoded by the coding sequence ATGATACATAAAGAGCGACTGACAAACACATTTCTCGACCTGGTCCGCCTCGACAGCCCCTCCGGCCAGGAAAAACCCGTGGCCGACCACCTGTGCGCCCTGCTCAGCGCCCGGGGCTATGATGTTCACGTTGATAACGCCGGCTCTTTTTTCGGCGGCAACTCGGGCAACGTCATCGTCCGCGTTCCCGCCACCGGCCCCGGCGACGCCATGGCTTTTTCCGCGCACATGGACTGCGTCGATCCCTGCATAGGCGTTGAGCCCGTCCTGACCGACGGCGTCATCCGCTCCGCCACGAACACGGTCCTCGGCGGCGACGACAAGGCCGGTATCAGCGCCATTCTGGAAGCCCTTTTCCACCTTGAGGAAGACGGCATCCCCCATCCCGAACTTTTCCTGCTCTTCACGGTTTGTGAAGAGGCCGGGATGTTCGGAGCCAAGCACCTGGACTTTTCGCGGATCAAAGCCAGGGACGTCATCGTCCTTGATTCAAGCGGGGAGGTTGGCACCATTATTGTCCGCGCGCCATCCAAGGCCGGCATGACCATTACCTTTCACGGCCGCGCGGCCCATGCCGGCATCGAACCGGAAAAAGGGATCAGCGCCATCCAGATGGCGGCCAACGCGGTCAGCCGCATGAAGCTTCTGCGCATCGACGAGGAGACGGTCGCCAATCTTGGACGCATCGAGGGCGGAGGACAAACCAACATCGTTGCGGACTGCGTGACCCTGACCGGAGAGGCCAGATCGCACAGCAACGCCAGGCTCATGGCCCAGATCGAGCACATGCGCCTGTGTTGCGTCGAAGCGGCCCAGGAATTGGGCGGAAATTTTGATTTCAGCCACGAAATCTCCTACCCGGCCATGGACGTTCCCGCCGATAGCAAACTGCTGCACCGTGCCCTGCACGCCTGTAACGACCTGAACCTGACCGCGGCGGTCAAGGGCACGGGCGGCGGCAGCGACGCCAACATCTTCTCCGGCCAGGGCCTGTCCTGCATCAACCTGGGCATCGGCATGAGCCGGGTGCACACCACGGATGAATTCATCCGCGTCGACGACATGGTAAAAGCAGTGCAACTCACGGCGGCCCTGATGCAGCGGTAG
- a CDS encoding type II toxin-antitoxin system VapC family toxin codes for MNRILIDTNIYSGALRGDQELIRVLRGAEHIGLSAISLGELFSGFKGGNREEENKRELGIFLDSPRVALYPVDEYTAEHYCSILDQLRRSGTPIPTNDIWIAAIAFQHGFALFTQDRQFSKIEGLLLR; via the coding sequence ATGAACAGAATACTGATCGACACCAATATTTATTCCGGAGCGTTGCGCGGCGATCAGGAGCTTATCCGGGTTTTGCGGGGAGCCGAACACATTGGCCTGAGCGCCATATCCCTGGGCGAGCTTTTTTCGGGGTTCAAAGGGGGAAACAGGGAGGAGGAGAACAAAAGGGAACTCGGCATATTTCTCGATTCTCCACGGGTGGCGCTGTATCCGGTGGACGAGTACACCGCCGAGCATTATTGCTCCATTCTCGATCAACTGCGCCGTAGCGGCACGCCCATACCCACCAATGACATCTGGATAGCGGCTATAGCCTTTCAACACGGATTTGCGCTGTTCACGCAGGACCGGCAATTTTCAAAAATTGAAGGCCTGCTGCTCCGCTAG
- a CDS encoding toxin-antitoxin system HicB family antitoxin, whose amino-acid sequence MKTLSIRGVDEDLGKLIKIAAKKEEKSVNNFVLDVLRKQVGTGKEKRFSREWHDLDSLFGSWSAEEYADIQGRIDAQRQVDDELWK is encoded by the coding sequence ATGAAGACCTTGAGTATCCGCGGCGTGGATGAGGATTTAGGTAAACTCATCAAGATTGCAGCAAAAAAAGAAGAAAAAAGCGTCAATAATTTCGTGTTGGATGTCCTGCGCAAACAGGTCGGAACAGGCAAGGAGAAGCGATTTTCGCGGGAGTGGCATGACCTGGACAGCCTTTTCGGCTCGTGGAGCGCCGAGGAATATGCCGACATCCAGGGCAGGATCGATGCGCAGAGACAGGTCGACGATGAGCTTTGGAAATGA
- a CDS encoding transporter substrate-binding domain-containing protein has translation MIRILPLLLLTLFLSTGLGLAQEHLTCGVATGFPPYQFAIDGEPAGFDVDVAKAVCARLDTPARFEQGDWDNVVNMLLFGRIDLIVGMEINAFRHEYFEFSAPYAKRHDVVFVAANSTATSVEDLFGLVITGDRHSFVELLWKKEGIHHKIRIMQAKTKEESMDLLARGETAAAIMPLEVGKYLTRQRGLKIRMLMNPDPGSEVAIALRKGQPELLKRINEALLEMQSEGELSALARKWFSGTAKGRNRIPPVSRW, from the coding sequence ATGATACGGATTTTGCCCCTTCTTCTCCTGACCCTCTTTCTAAGCACCGGCCTTGGCCTGGCTCAGGAGCATTTGACCTGCGGGGTCGCGACGGGCTTTCCGCCATATCAATTTGCCATTGATGGAGAGCCCGCCGGGTTCGACGTCGATGTGGCAAAGGCCGTCTGCGCCCGGCTTGATACGCCGGCCCGTTTCGAGCAGGGAGATTGGGACAATGTCGTGAACATGCTGCTCTTCGGCCGGATAGACTTGATCGTGGGCATGGAAATCAACGCATTCCGCCACGAATATTTCGAATTCTCAGCGCCCTACGCCAAACGCCATGACGTGGTCTTTGTCGCCGCAAACAGCACCGCCACCAGCGTTGAAGACCTTTTCGGCCTGGTCATAACCGGGGACAGGCACTCCTTTGTGGAACTGCTGTGGAAAAAGGAAGGCATCCATCACAAAATCCGCATCATGCAGGCCAAGACCAAAGAAGAATCCATGGACCTTCTGGCGCGTGGAGAAACCGCGGCGGCCATCATGCCACTGGAAGTCGGCAAATATCTGACCAGGCAGCGCGGCCTCAAAATCCGGATGCTCATGAATCCGGACCCGGGCTCCGAAGTGGCCATCGCACTGCGCAAAGGGCAACCTGAGCTGCTCAAGAGGATAAACGAGGCGCTCCTGGAAATGCAGTCCGAGGGAGAACTGAGCGCCCTGGCCCGCAAATGGTTCTCAGGCACCGCCAAAGGCAGGAATAGAATACCGCCTGTCAGCCGTTGGTAG
- a CDS encoding carbonic anhydrase: MFIKRLVLVFLLVFAPLSVMASSPGAHPVSPENGLKMLTEGNLRFALGQSTHPNTSFSRRLLTTTEGQAPFATVIACSDSRVPVEILFDQGIGDLFVIKVAGNVADTDEIGSAEYGVDHLGTPVLMVLGHSYCGAVTAVTTGAEVHGSIPALVDNIVPAVDKARHDHPDAETPELIVQAIETNVWQAIEDLLDTSHAIADRAKDGRVIVIGAVYDILTGKVNILGAHPNQTELLGGVTPPVHAEPAMHAEPAKDAHAPAEQAPAEQADAAHADPTVEKAAAEGHAEAAEAPSSGGFGFFSFIVFVLLLIGAVFVLDKKILNPDQD; the protein is encoded by the coding sequence ATGTTCATCAAACGTCTTGTCCTGGTCTTTCTGCTTGTCTTTGCTCCGCTTTCGGTCATGGCGTCATCTCCTGGCGCTCATCCCGTAAGTCCCGAAAATGGATTGAAGATGCTCACCGAAGGAAACCTGCGGTTCGCCCTGGGCCAATCGACCCACCCCAACACCAGTTTTTCCAGGCGTCTGCTAACCACCACGGAAGGACAGGCCCCCTTCGCTACGGTCATCGCCTGCTCCGATTCGAGAGTCCCGGTTGAAATCCTTTTCGATCAAGGGATTGGAGACTTGTTTGTGATCAAGGTCGCCGGCAACGTGGCCGACACGGACGAAATCGGGTCCGCCGAATATGGCGTGGACCATCTCGGCACGCCGGTGCTCATGGTGCTCGGACACTCCTACTGCGGCGCCGTCACGGCCGTGACCACGGGGGCCGAGGTCCATGGCAGCATTCCCGCCCTGGTCGACAACATCGTGCCTGCGGTGGATAAGGCTCGCCATGATCACCCGGATGCCGAAACTCCCGAACTCATCGTCCAGGCCATCGAGACCAATGTCTGGCAGGCCATCGAAGACCTGCTCGACACCAGCCACGCTATCGCCGACCGGGCCAAGGACGGCCGGGTTATCGTGATTGGAGCCGTGTACGACATCCTCACCGGCAAGGTGAACATTCTGGGCGCTCATCCCAACCAGACCGAGCTCCTGGGCGGAGTGACGCCCCCGGTCCACGCCGAACCCGCCATGCACGCAGAACCGGCAAAGGATGCCCACGCTCCGGCCGAGCAGGCGCCAGCCGAACAGGCGGACGCCGCCCATGCGGACCCGACCGTGGAAAAGGCCGCGGCCGAAGGGCATGCCGAAGCGGCGGAAGCCCCTTCCTCCGGAGGGTTCGGCTTTTTCTCCTTCATCGTGTTCGTTCTTCTGCTCATTGGAGCGGTCTTCGTGCTCGACAAGAAGATACTCAATCCCGACCAGGACTAA
- the trxC gene encoding thioredoxin TrxC encodes MEKIHAVCPNCRTINAVLTERIRQNPVCAKCATPLLPAHPIELTDQTFERFVSRSALPVLVDFWAPWCGPCKMMAPAFTEAAAALQGQVILAKMDTEAQRAVPSRFNIQSVPSLVLFRHGKETARTAGAMPAGQIQAWVRQQL; translated from the coding sequence ATGGAAAAAATACATGCCGTCTGCCCAAACTGCCGGACCATCAACGCCGTCCTGACCGAACGCATCCGCCAGAACCCGGTCTGCGCGAAATGCGCGACCCCCCTTCTGCCCGCCCATCCGATCGAACTTACGGACCAGACTTTCGAGCGGTTCGTCTCCCGTTCCGCTCTGCCTGTGCTGGTAGATTTCTGGGCGCCCTGGTGCGGGCCGTGCAAGATGATGGCGCCAGCCTTTACCGAGGCTGCGGCGGCCCTTCAAGGGCAGGTGATCCTGGCCAAGATGGACACCGAAGCCCAGCGCGCCGTCCCCTCACGTTTCAACATCCAGTCCGTGCCAAGTCTGGTCCTCTTCCGACATGGCAAAGAGACCGCACGCACGGCCGGAGCCATGCCCGCAGGTCAAATCCAGGCGTGGGTAAGGCAGCAACTGTGA
- a CDS encoding Tim44 domain-containing protein produces the protein MTKFSFLGAIILSLGLILLTMPDLADARRMGGGGSFGSKPSYSKSYQKPAAPTSTPSQQAAPGAAPMGGRGMFGGMLGGMLMGGLLGSLFFGGAFSGIGFMDILLIGGGLFLLMRFLRSRQPAAQTAGGPSQTHDMNRGAWDNLRTAQNHTSTSTPEYPAGFDAREFLDGAKAAYTRLQAAWDARDLDDLRQFTSTEVFAEIQSQAEADPNPGKTEILFLEASLLEVKAVGNQTIATVLFDTMLREDSTSAPAEQVREAWHFSRYETGGAKHWVVEGIQQLEK, from the coding sequence GTGACAAAATTCTCATTCCTGGGAGCCATCATTCTCAGCCTGGGCCTTATTCTGTTGACCATGCCCGATCTGGCCGACGCAAGACGCATGGGCGGCGGCGGCTCCTTCGGGAGCAAGCCATCCTATTCCAAAAGTTACCAAAAGCCCGCGGCTCCAACCTCCACCCCCTCACAGCAGGCAGCTCCCGGCGCTGCCCCCATGGGCGGACGCGGGATGTTCGGCGGAATGCTCGGCGGAATGCTCATGGGCGGACTGCTTGGTTCCCTCTTTTTTGGCGGAGCGTTTTCCGGCATTGGCTTTATGGATATTCTGCTCATCGGCGGCGGCCTCTTCTTGCTGATGCGTTTTCTGCGTAGCAGGCAACCCGCCGCTCAGACTGCCGGAGGACCTTCCCAGACGCATGACATGAATCGCGGAGCATGGGACAACCTGCGCACCGCACAGAACCATACATCGACTTCGACCCCGGAGTATCCTGCGGGATTTGACGCCCGGGAATTTCTGGACGGCGCCAAGGCCGCTTACACCCGCTTGCAGGCCGCATGGGATGCCCGCGACCTTGATGATCTGCGCCAGTTCACCTCCACGGAGGTTTTCGCTGAAATCCAGTCCCAGGCCGAAGCGGACCCCAATCCCGGCAAGACGGAGATCCTGTTTCTTGAAGCATCCTTGCTTGAAGTTAAAGCCGTCGGCAACCAGACCATCGCCACGGTTCTCTTCGATACCATGCTGCGCGAGGATTCGACTTCGGCTCCGGCGGAACAGGTCCGCGAAGCGTGGCATTTCAGCCGCTACGAAACCGGCGGCGCCAAGCACTGGGTCGTGGAAGGCATTCAGCAATTGGAAAAATAA
- a CDS encoding NINE protein, translating to MRGENTVETHSTFMGYLLWVFGFTGAHRFYYGRPISGTIYFFTLGLLLIGWIVDLFLIPSMERTAALRFRAGRIDYSLAWILLTFLGVLGVHRMYMGKWITGILYMLTGGFFLIGYIYDFWTLNDQITVLNATNG from the coding sequence ATGCGTGGAGAGAACACGGTAGAAACACACAGCACGTTCATGGGCTATCTGCTCTGGGTTTTCGGATTTACGGGAGCGCATCGCTTTTATTATGGTCGGCCCATTTCCGGGACGATCTATTTTTTCACCCTGGGCCTTCTTCTCATCGGCTGGATTGTCGACCTTTTTCTCATCCCGTCCATGGAACGCACGGCTGCGCTGCGATTTCGGGCCGGGCGCATCGATTATTCCCTGGCCTGGATTCTGCTCACATTTTTGGGCGTTCTGGGCGTACACCGCATGTATATGGGCAAGTGGATCACGGGAATCCTCTACATGCTGACCGGAGGTTTTTTTCTGATCGGCTATATCTATGATTTCTGGACATTGAACGATCAGATCACGGTCCTGAACGCTACCAACGGCTGA
- a CDS encoding phosphoribosylaminoimidazolesuccinocarboxamide synthase, with the protein MKIVTKTKIREFPLLSRGKVRDIYEIDPQTLLIVTTDRMSAFDVIMNEPIPYKGVVLNQITLFWMDAFKDLAANHLLATDVRDFPAALAPYADELEGRAVVVRKAKPLPIECIVRGYLTGSGFKDYKATGSVCGYKLPTGLVDSAKLETPLFTPSTKADLGAHDENITLADAKSRIGEGLLKKIQELSLAIYSRGRDLAAQRGIIIADTKFEFGLNEKDILLIDEVMTPDSSRFWPADRYVPGQSQPSFDKQYLRDWLSSTEWDKTPPPPALPAEVIAETQKKYLEAFELLTGSPLQLP; encoded by the coding sequence ATGAAAATCGTTACCAAAACAAAAATCCGTGAATTTCCGCTCCTCTCTCGCGGAAAAGTCCGCGATATCTACGAGATCGACCCGCAAACCCTGCTTATCGTGACCACGGACCGCATGTCCGCCTTTGACGTGATCATGAACGAACCTATCCCTTACAAGGGCGTGGTCCTCAATCAGATCACCCTCTTCTGGATGGACGCCTTCAAGGACCTGGCCGCCAACCACCTTCTGGCCACGGACGTGCGTGACTTTCCCGCCGCCCTGGCCCCATACGCGGATGAACTGGAAGGCCGGGCCGTGGTGGTCCGCAAGGCCAAGCCCCTGCCCATCGAGTGCATTGTGCGCGGCTATCTGACCGGCTCGGGCTTCAAAGACTACAAGGCCACCGGATCGGTCTGCGGATACAAGCTTCCCACCGGGCTGGTCGATTCCGCCAAACTGGAAACTCCGCTCTTCACCCCGTCCACCAAGGCGGACCTCGGCGCGCACGATGAAAACATCACCCTGGCCGACGCCAAATCCCGCATCGGTGAAGGGCTGCTCAAAAAGATCCAGGAACTGTCCCTGGCCATTTATTCACGCGGACGCGATCTGGCTGCGCAGCGCGGCATCATCATCGCCGACACCAAGTTCGAGTTCGGACTGAACGAAAAGGACATCCTGCTCATCGACGAGGTCATGACCCCGGATTCCTCCCGTTTCTGGCCTGCGGACAGGTACGTCCCGGGCCAGTCACAACCAAGTTTCGACAAGCAGTATCTGCGCGACTGGCTGAGCAGCACGGAATGGGACAAGACCCCTCCGCCCCCGGCGCTGCCCGCCGAAGTCATCGCCGAAACACAGAAGAAATACCTGGAAGCCTTTGAACTGCTGACGGGTTCCCCTTTGCAATTGCCGTAA
- a CDS encoding enoyl-ACP reductase FabI, protein MLVQGKKALIFGVANDKSIAYAIAKELKDNGASIALSYAGEALKKRVEPIHEELGSEFMFQCDVADDAAIAESAEIVKEKWGNFDILVHSVAFANRDDLKGRYVDTSREGFHLAMDISAYSLVALCKAFDPLLNDNGSVMAMTYYGAEKVITNYNIMGVAKAALECSVRYLAMDLGERGIRVNAISAGPLKTLASSGISGFKTILATIEERAPLRRNIIQEDVGKTGLFLASDLSRAITGEVIYVDSGYNIMGI, encoded by the coding sequence ATGCTCGTTCAAGGGAAGAAAGCCCTGATTTTCGGCGTGGCCAACGACAAGAGCATCGCCTACGCCATTGCCAAGGAGCTCAAGGACAACGGCGCGTCCATCGCGCTGAGCTACGCAGGAGAGGCGCTCAAGAAACGAGTCGAGCCTATTCATGAGGAACTCGGCAGTGAATTCATGTTTCAGTGCGACGTGGCCGACGACGCGGCCATCGCCGAGTCCGCCGAGATCGTGAAGGAGAAATGGGGCAATTTCGACATCCTCGTTCATTCCGTGGCCTTCGCCAATCGCGACGATCTGAAAGGCCGCTATGTGGACACCTCCCGCGAAGGGTTCCATCTGGCCATGGACATCTCCGCCTACTCGCTGGTGGCCTTGTGCAAGGCGTTTGACCCTCTGCTGAACGACAATGGCTCGGTCATGGCCATGACCTACTACGGAGCGGAAAAGGTCATCACCAATTACAACATCATGGGAGTGGCCAAGGCCGCGCTGGAGTGCAGCGTGCGCTACCTGGCCATGGACCTGGGCGAGCGCGGCATCCGCGTCAACGCCATCAGCGCAGGGCCGCTCAAGACCCTGGCCTCGTCCGGCATCTCCGGCTTCAAGACCATCCTGGCCACCATCGAGGAACGCGCCCCGCTTCGCCGCAACATCATCCAGGAAGACGTAGGCAAGACCGGCCTCTTCCTGGCCTCGGACCTGTCCCGCGCCATCACCGGCGAGGTCATCTACGTGGACTCGGGATACAACATCATGGGCATCTAA